Proteins encoded together in one Streptomyces capillispiralis window:
- a CDS encoding ricin-type beta-trefoil lectin domain protein, producing the protein MSDQQQSPGGASAPGEGAARSPGAGSVAARPTGGGNTRAGGAGPAPGPASTPAPGEEGGAGSGRARPGDTSTPSPRAEGGGTASADAEARSRPRTQGGGTSGTRADTAAGDTAVTVTARPEATRTGTRESSAAREATAAGSAPDGRAEGATATAASGSGGAPAGPDEGDPGRPRKPMLAGAAMAGALLIAVPLLMMATGGDEDDEKKVSTSSVADTVIDGGDSPAGAFVAESPSPVKKKERKKEEKEKPQGKPAASEERSAAHPPSTPPAPGAAGAKDSKGSKGTAGKAPSQLPAVLTRVLIRNSTNGTCVDIPGFSSGAADGPVIHADCNGAPDDNQLWNLERRYADAGPGGVPLFQIRNVMDSMCLDLPGHEGAGSETKVTEFPCDGTQGDNQLWWLDKQSDGKFWIRNAASNNMCLDSYAPDDERRDLVITPCAPENQDNHEWAVARP; encoded by the coding sequence ATGTCCGACCAGCAGCAGAGCCCGGGCGGGGCATCCGCCCCGGGGGAAGGCGCCGCCCGCTCCCCCGGTGCCGGGTCCGTGGCGGCCCGGCCCACCGGCGGCGGGAACACCCGAGCCGGTGGCGCGGGTCCGGCTCCGGGGCCGGCTTCGACCCCGGCGCCGGGGGAGGAAGGCGGGGCCGGGAGCGGACGCGCCCGTCCCGGCGACACGTCCACGCCCTCCCCCCGCGCGGAGGGCGGCGGCACCGCGTCCGCTGACGCGGAGGCCCGGTCCCGTCCGCGGACGCAGGGGGGCGGGACCTCCGGCACCCGGGCGGACACCGCCGCAGGCGACACCGCGGTCACGGTCACCGCGCGTCCGGAGGCGACCCGGACGGGCACCCGGGAATCCTCCGCGGCCAGGGAGGCGACCGCGGCGGGCAGCGCCCCCGACGGACGGGCCGAGGGAGCCACGGCGACCGCGGCGTCGGGCTCCGGCGGCGCCCCGGCCGGTCCCGACGAGGGCGACCCCGGCCGGCCCAGGAAACCCATGCTGGCCGGTGCCGCCATGGCGGGCGCGCTTCTCATCGCCGTGCCCCTGCTGATGATGGCGACCGGCGGCGACGAGGACGACGAGAAGAAGGTCAGCACCAGCAGCGTCGCCGACACCGTCATCGACGGCGGGGACTCCCCGGCGGGTGCCTTCGTGGCCGAGTCACCGTCCCCGGTGAAGAAGAAGGAGCGGAAGAAGGAGGAGAAGGAGAAGCCGCAGGGGAAGCCGGCCGCGTCCGAGGAGCGCTCCGCGGCGCATCCGCCCTCCACTCCCCCGGCTCCCGGCGCGGCGGGCGCGAAGGACAGCAAGGGCAGCAAGGGCACGGCCGGGAAGGCGCCGTCGCAGCTGCCGGCCGTCCTGACGCGGGTGCTGATCAGGAACAGCACGAACGGCACGTGCGTGGACATCCCCGGTTTCTCCAGCGGTGCCGCCGACGGCCCGGTCATCCACGCCGACTGCAACGGCGCGCCGGACGACAACCAGCTGTGGAACCTGGAGAGGCGGTACGCCGACGCCGGACCGGGGGGTGTGCCCCTGTTCCAGATCCGCAACGTGATGGACAGCATGTGCCTGGACCTGCCCGGCCACGAGGGTGCCGGCAGCGAGACGAAGGTCACGGAGTTCCCGTGCGACGGCACCCAGGGCGACAACCAGCTGTGGTGGCTGGACAAGCAGTCCGACGGGAAATTCTGGATACGCAACGCCGCCAGCAACAACATGTGCCTGGACTCCTACGCTCCCGACGACGAGCGGCGTGACCTGGTGATCACGCCGTGCGCCCCGGAGAACCAGGACAACCACGAGTGGGCGGTCGCCCGTCCCTGA
- a CDS encoding type VII secretion system-associated protein, whose product MTSPTASPGDEPTAVRPVPTESGPGPVPTESGAGTAPADRPGTAPEAGAAAQGGPTSVLKGEEGFREPPEDFVAAARLAPDHWLSVIDRHWSGADGEIPPAWAVLGRWRSDLRGEIVEWEVNPDYRPSPDAYGWEPPVSQADAAARIVATGYDREELLALALADTEVAVCVDGAGEPALSEAPDGTPAVAVFSPSPRLAQDELPPHEVMPVTDLLDRLPDGSEVLFLSSSAPVAQLVTEDALRAAAAVVERAAGESDEEWVPSAPGLRPAGLDDLRRLEESLGRDAAVGPAAGPGTGTPDTR is encoded by the coding sequence ATGACCAGCCCCACCGCATCACCGGGCGACGAGCCCACCGCCGTCCGGCCCGTTCCCACGGAGTCGGGCCCCGGCCCCGTTCCCACGGAGTCGGGCGCGGGCACCGCGCCCGCGGACCGGCCCGGCACCGCGCCGGAGGCCGGCGCCGCCGCGCAGGGCGGTCCCACCTCCGTCCTGAAGGGCGAGGAGGGCTTCCGGGAGCCGCCCGAGGACTTCGTGGCCGCCGCCCGGCTGGCCCCCGACCACTGGCTGTCGGTGATAGACCGGCACTGGAGCGGCGCCGACGGCGAGATCCCGCCCGCCTGGGCCGTTCTCGGCCGCTGGCGCAGTGATCTGCGGGGCGAGATCGTGGAGTGGGAGGTGAATCCCGACTACCGGCCCTCCCCTGACGCCTACGGCTGGGAACCGCCCGTCAGTCAGGCCGACGCCGCGGCCCGTATCGTGGCCACGGGCTACGACCGGGAGGAACTGCTCGCCCTCGCCCTCGCGGACACCGAGGTGGCCGTGTGCGTCGACGGCGCCGGCGAGCCGGCCCTGTCCGAGGCACCCGACGGAACGCCCGCCGTGGCGGTCTTCTCCCCCTCACCGCGGCTGGCGCAGGACGAGCTGCCGCCGCACGAGGTGATGCCGGTGACCGACCTCCTGGACCGGCTGCCCGACGGCAGCGAGGTGCTGTTCCTCAGCTCCTCCGCCCCGGTGGCCCAGCTCGTCACGGAGGACGCGCTGCGGGCGGCCGCGGCCGTGGTGGAGCGGGCCGCCGGGGAGAGCGACGAGGAGTGGGTCCCGTCCGCGCCGGGCCTGCGCCCCGCCGGGCTCGACGACCTGCGGCGCCTGGAGGAGTCGCTGGGCCGGGATGCCGCCGTGGGACCGGCGGCCGGCCCGGGAACGGGTACGCCCGACACGAGGTGA
- a CDS encoding type VII secretion system-associated protein, with protein sequence MSDDTVTDEAEAPQDAGPPVPDEIQEAARRAPDHWLGMVDPAWTGEGEPPNWAVVGQWRSGLDGEIEEWRPNEEYRPSPQALGWPAPTDPVDEAVQLAATGYGPGDAVPRALATAEVAVLLAPGGGPLSATSPDGEAVVPVFTSPTHLHLGGRYGYALMPVPHLLERMPDDHVLYLNPSGPVGMTVNTDALRTAVQEAPAEREEAAVPQDPPPVPVRPATTGGDVPARPARPAPADDGSAEGPAGAAAAQAAE encoded by the coding sequence ATGAGCGACGACACCGTCACCGACGAAGCCGAGGCACCGCAGGACGCCGGTCCCCCCGTCCCCGACGAGATCCAGGAGGCCGCGCGCCGGGCCCCCGACCACTGGCTGGGCATGGTCGATCCGGCGTGGACCGGTGAGGGCGAGCCGCCGAACTGGGCGGTGGTCGGCCAGTGGCGGTCCGGACTGGACGGCGAGATCGAGGAATGGCGTCCGAACGAGGAGTACCGGCCCTCGCCCCAGGCCCTGGGGTGGCCGGCACCGACGGACCCGGTGGACGAGGCGGTCCAGCTGGCGGCCACCGGCTACGGGCCCGGAGACGCGGTCCCACGGGCGCTGGCCACGGCGGAGGTGGCCGTGCTGCTGGCCCCCGGGGGCGGTCCGCTCTCCGCCACCTCGCCCGACGGGGAGGCCGTCGTCCCCGTCTTCACCTCGCCCACCCATCTGCACCTCGGCGGCCGTTACGGCTATGCGCTCATGCCCGTACCGCACCTGCTGGAGCGCATGCCGGACGACCATGTGCTCTACCTCAACCCCTCGGGTCCGGTCGGCATGACGGTGAACACCGACGCACTGCGCACCGCCGTCCAGGAGGCACCCGCGGAGCGGGAGGAGGCGGCCGTCCCGCAGGATCCGCCGCCCGTTCCCGTACGACCGGCCACGACGGGCGGCGACGTGCCGGCCCGGCCCGCACGCCCGGCGCCGGCCGACGACGGCTCCGCCGAGGGGCCCGCCGGGGCCGCGGCCGCGCAGGCGGCCGAGTGA